The following proteins are co-located in the Trichormus variabilis 0441 genome:
- a CDS encoding phosphate-starvation-inducible PsiE family protein yields the protein MKRLIKRIVGIASDENFMHIIENVEVLVSKVLSLFMVLVILVAIGDLGIFIVKEVFTVPYGKINTTLFKVFGLFLNILIALEILENITAYLKRHVFQVELVIVTSLIAVARKIIILDLEKVNGIDIIGLGVAVLALSISYLIIRSSNYGNRN from the coding sequence ATGAAGAGATTAATTAAAAGAATTGTGGGAATTGCTAGCGATGAGAACTTCATGCACATTATTGAAAATGTAGAAGTGCTTGTTTCTAAAGTTCTATCTCTTTTTATGGTATTAGTAATTTTGGTGGCGATCGGTGATTTAGGAATCTTTATTGTTAAAGAAGTTTTTACTGTCCCATATGGCAAAATTAACACTACCCTATTCAAGGTTTTTGGTCTATTCCTAAATATTCTCATTGCTTTAGAAATTTTAGAAAATATCACCGCTTATCTCAAAAGACATGTTTTTCAGGTTGAATTAGTAATTGTTACCTCTTTAATTGCCGTTGCCAGGAAAATCATTATTCTTGATTTAGAAAAGGTCAATGGTATTGATATTATTGGTTTAGGTGTTGCCGTACTAGCACTTTCAATTAGCTATCTAATTATTCGTTCCAGTAATTATGGAAATAGAAATTAA
- a CDS encoding nitrate reductase associated protein yields MADFFKFEADFVDSLRCIPMQVRYKLDTCGIKLKLSDWNQMTQAEREALVELPCTTTAEIQYYQEYIQQLIVNRTGTLPTTLPIESEPAWLDSKAIPISIQDKAQETGVIVTLSQWENLSPLQRFALIKLSRSGHENKNFPKAIAEFNIV; encoded by the coding sequence ATGGCAGACTTCTTTAAATTTGAAGCAGACTTTGTTGATTCTCTACGTTGCATACCCATGCAGGTGCGCTACAAACTTGATACCTGCGGCATTAAACTTAAATTATCTGATTGGAACCAAATGACTCAAGCCGAAAGAGAAGCTTTAGTCGAACTACCATGCACTACAACCGCAGAAATTCAATATTATCAAGAATATATCCAGCAGCTGATTGTAAATCGAACTGGCACACTACCCACAACGCTACCGATTGAGTCTGAACCTGCATGGCTAGACTCTAAGGCCATACCAATTAGTATTCAGGATAAAGCTCAAGAAACAGGCGTGATTGTAACTTTATCACAGTGGGAGAATTTAAGCCCATTACAGCGTTTTGCCTTGATTAAACTCAGCCGTTCAGGACATGAAAACAAAAATTTCCCCAAGGCGATCGCAGAGTTTAATATAGTTTAA
- a CDS encoding ferritin-like domain-containing protein yields MVQLSERPGTARINNFQEKFIYEVGAIYDAEHRFWEAQQTMLQCCQNNQLRSLIETHIRETEQQIRNLEQVFNALGQQPTRVTCDAAAGLVSDGQKLMLLASENQPILNLGLAGGQAKVEQLEIACYRGLIRAAEQMGQDQVVQLLRQNLQQEEQTAQKIEQHLPQLIQEAQSAGGSKTSKSR; encoded by the coding sequence ATGGTTCAACTAAGCGAACGTCCAGGGACTGCCAGAATCAACAACTTCCAAGAAAAGTTTATCTACGAAGTTGGGGCGATTTATGACGCGGAACATCGCTTTTGGGAGGCCCAGCAGACAATGTTGCAGTGTTGCCAAAATAATCAACTCAGGTCTTTGATTGAAACTCACATCCGAGAAACAGAACAACAAATTCGGAATCTAGAACAGGTGTTCAACGCTTTGGGACAGCAACCAACGCGGGTCACTTGTGATGCTGCGGCTGGTCTTGTCAGTGACGGTCAAAAGTTAATGCTCCTAGCTTCAGAGAATCAACCAATTCTTAATTTGGGGTTGGCTGGTGGTCAAGCTAAGGTAGAACAGTTAGAAATTGCCTGCTACCGTGGTTTGATTAGAGCTGCCGAACAGATGGGACAAGATCAAGTTGTACAATTGTTACGGCAAAACTTACAGCAAGAGGAACAAACAGCTCAAAAAATAGAACAACATCTGCCGCAGTTAATTCAAGAAGCCCAATCAGCAGGTGGTTCCAAGACTAGTAAGTCTCGCTAG
- a CDS encoding HEAT repeat domain-containing protein produces MTVSQLQEISAQLESPDLRDRMVALANLRNIAAEDAVPLIKKVLDDESLQLRSMAIFALGIKQTAECYPILVKILQNDPDYGIRADAAGALGYLGDIRAFEVLSRAFYEDTDWLVRFSAAVSLGNLKDPRAHQVLMQALDSKEGVIQQAAISALGEIQDIESVDSILRFAQSDDWLVRQRLAESLGNLPTPKSVSALKYLEKDSHPNVAEAARIGLKRLEEMGNQA; encoded by the coding sequence ATGACTGTTTCACAATTGCAGGAAATTTCTGCTCAGTTAGAAAGTCCAGATTTGCGCGATCGCATGGTAGCTCTTGCTAATTTGCGAAATATAGCTGCTGAAGATGCTGTACCTTTAATTAAAAAGGTATTGGATGACGAATCTTTGCAGCTGCGATCAATGGCAATTTTTGCTCTAGGCATCAAACAAACAGCAGAGTGTTACCCAATTTTGGTAAAGATTCTCCAAAATGACCCAGATTATGGCATTCGTGCTGATGCGGCTGGCGCATTGGGATACTTGGGTGATATTAGAGCCTTTGAAGTGCTGTCACGAGCATTTTATGAAGACACCGATTGGTTAGTCCGTTTTAGTGCGGCGGTTTCTCTTGGTAATCTCAAAGACCCACGCGCCCATCAAGTCTTGATGCAGGCGTTAGACAGCAAAGAAGGAGTCATCCAACAAGCTGCTATCTCTGCCTTAGGTGAAATACAAGATATTGAATCTGTTGATAGTATCCTGCGCTTCGCTCAGTCAGATGATTGGTTAGTTAGGCAACGTTTAGCAGAATCCTTGGGTAATCTTCCCACCCCCAAAAGTGTATCAGCTTTAAAATATTTAGAAAAAGACAGCCATCCTAATGTTGCTGAAGCTGCAAGGATTGGTCTGAAAAGACTTGAGGAAATGGGTAATCAAGCTTAA
- a CDS encoding phycobiliprotein lyase, giving the protein MNIEEFFELSAGKWFSHRTSHHLAFKQSEDGKSDLVIESLAADHPEVIKLCELYEVPASAASCGARVSWNGTMEWDEEKHTGSTVLATVPDVDNPNEGRLLREMGYAEKAPVAGRYKMGDDGALTLTTEYETMWSEERLWFASPNLRMRVSVLKRFGGFSMASFTSEIRMGGSPATAKAEEAANSASS; this is encoded by the coding sequence ATGAATATTGAAGAATTTTTTGAATTGAGTGCAGGTAAATGGTTTTCTCATCGCACTAGCCATCATTTAGCTTTTAAGCAATCGGAAGATGGCAAATCTGATCTGGTAATCGAGTCACTAGCCGCAGATCATCCAGAAGTCATCAAGTTGTGCGAATTATACGAAGTTCCTGCTAGTGCTGCTTCATGCGGTGCGAGGGTTAGCTGGAACGGTACTATGGAATGGGATGAAGAAAAACATACCGGATCTACAGTGTTAGCTACTGTACCCGATGTGGACAATCCCAACGAAGGCAGATTACTGCGGGAAATGGGTTATGCCGAGAAAGCCCCTGTAGCTGGACGTTACAAGATGGGTGATGATGGCGCTTTAACTCTCACGACAGAGTACGAAACCATGTGGTCTGAAGAACGCTTATGGTTTGCTAGCCCTAATTTACGGATGCGTGTCAGTGTGTTAAAGCGGTTTGGTGGCTTTAGTATGGCTTCCTTTACTTCTGAGATTCGTATGGGCGGAAGTCCAGCTACAGCAAAAGCTGAAGAAGCGGCTAATTCTGCATCCAGTTAA
- a CDS encoding Crp/Fnr family transcriptional regulator, which produces MQASLEQLSQIMVFVGIETSDKESLQPYTQVQGYKKGEIILHEGDRLPAKLYAVVSGSIQVTKTATTGKETILRGLNAGEIFAAPALLGDSIAPATVTAESDCEILTVQRDALLQAIQSNPEIALRMLMVFNTRIQQLHETVHGLVSERAIVRLARLIEYFATESGTEPSPQGQILKIKLSYYRMARSIGITYEECVRLIKTLKSVVAYSRGGKIIILDVEKLNAIACGQSETITCGT; this is translated from the coding sequence ATGCAGGCCTCCCTAGAACAACTTTCACAAATTATGGTGTTTGTAGGTATAGAAACCTCAGACAAGGAAAGTTTGCAACCTTACACTCAGGTGCAAGGCTACAAAAAAGGAGAGATTATTCTGCATGAGGGCGATCGCCTGCCTGCTAAGTTATATGCTGTAGTTAGTGGCTCAATTCAAGTCACCAAAACAGCAACCACAGGAAAAGAAACGATTTTGCGGGGACTGAATGCTGGGGAAATTTTCGCCGCCCCTGCATTGCTAGGAGATAGCATTGCGCCTGCAACTGTGACTGCTGAATCTGATTGTGAAATTCTCACTGTCCAACGTGATGCTTTATTACAAGCCATCCAAAGTAATCCAGAAATTGCTTTACGAATGTTGATGGTTTTTAATACTCGGATTCAGCAACTCCATGAAACAGTTCACGGGTTAGTTTCGGAGAGGGCTATTGTTCGTCTGGCTAGGTTAATCGAATATTTCGCCACGGAATCGGGAACTGAACCAAGTCCACAAGGTCAGATTTTAAAAATCAAGTTATCTTACTATCGGATGGCTCGCAGCATTGGTATTACCTATGAAGAATGCGTGCGGTTAATTAAAACACTCAAGTCAGTTGTTGCCTATAGTCGAGGTGGCAAAATCATTATATTGGATGTTGAGAAATTGAATGCGATCGCCTGTGGTCAGTCAGAGACCATCACCTGTGGAACATAG
- a CDS encoding cupin domain-containing protein: MTNQTITNKSLVIQLQEQIEYPRKGIKSQVIFQDTACQYTLFCLAATTEISEHTSTRNATINVLEGRGILNLSGQDITLIPGVFVLIPANAPHALKSEENLAFLLTLSEKNTDK, translated from the coding sequence ATGACTAACCAAACCATAACTAACAAATCTCTTGTTATCCAACTACAAGAACAAATTGAATATCCCCGTAAAGGAATTAAAAGCCAAGTCATATTTCAAGATACAGCTTGCCAATACACTCTGTTTTGTCTGGCAGCTACAACAGAGATTTCTGAGCATACCTCTACTCGCAACGCCACTATCAATGTTTTAGAAGGCAGAGGAATTTTGAATTTATCAGGTCAAGATATTACTCTCATTCCTGGTGTTTTTGTCTTGATTCCTGCTAATGCACCTCATGCTCTAAAGTCTGAAGAAAATCTAGCTTTTCTGCTCACACTTTCTGAAAAAAATACAGATAAATAA
- a CDS encoding SAM-dependent methyltransferase: protein MTNTTLNFQNASGHEVLAAVGKKYLRPGGRIATEQLCRWANFQPSETVLELASSFGYSAISLAQRYGVKVVGVEKNPDSVVRARENVRVAGLENQIEIIEGDIFHLDVIPGKFDYVLAEAILTMQSPLGKAKLLAEIHNRLKPGGKFLSHELLANDKEEQIRADLARVIRVNSTPLSETNWIAACETAGLKVEKHQIGSMNLLNLWRMFQDEGIFNTIQILVNILTHKSIRERVLAMRHIFNKYRHELGYIILCAVAQEDN from the coding sequence ATGACCAATACAACCCTCAATTTCCAAAACGCTTCTGGACACGAAGTTCTCGCAGCAGTCGGTAAAAAATATCTGCGTCCCGGTGGACGAATAGCTACAGAACAATTATGCCGGTGGGCGAATTTCCAGCCTAGCGAAACAGTTTTAGAGTTAGCTTCTAGCTTTGGATACAGTGCAATATCCCTTGCTCAACGCTATGGTGTGAAAGTAGTCGGGGTAGAAAAAAATCCTGATAGCGTAGTTCGTGCGCGTGAAAATGTCCGCGTGGCTGGTTTAGAAAATCAAATTGAAATTATCGAAGGCGATATTTTCCATCTGGATGTAATACCAGGAAAGTTTGATTATGTTTTAGCCGAAGCCATTCTCACAATGCAATCCCCATTAGGGAAAGCCAAGCTGTTAGCGGAAATTCACAATCGACTCAAACCGGGGGGTAAGTTTCTCTCCCATGAATTATTAGCTAATGACAAAGAAGAACAAATTCGTGCTGATTTAGCAAGAGTAATTCGAGTAAATTCTACACCACTTTCAGAGACTAACTGGATTGCAGCTTGTGAAACAGCAGGATTAAAAGTAGAGAAACATCAAATCGGCTCGATGAATTTATTGAACTTATGGCGGATGTTCCAAGATGAAGGTATTTTCAACACGATACAGATTTTAGTTAATATCTTGACGCATAAATCTATCCGTGAAAGAGTTTTAGCAATGCGTCACATCTTTAACAAATACCGCCACGAATTAGGCTATATCATTCTCTGTGCTGTAGCTCAAGAGGATAATTGA
- a CDS encoding tetratricopeptide repeat protein: MDWITLLRSLQSDFIKRLSSGCLLHCEIEGQYSELTVISGERLKTLRDFCWLMAEKYKRVSPVRDVFISYLKGKLGEEVVKERLADLITEVDYEKRLGGDGKIDFTLTANPAIGIEVKSRHGNIDRVRWSVSAEEVEKNAVVVCIFIKEDVNEAQSSYHLLLAGFLPTQMIKLKTGNISFGIEQLLYGGGLWGYLEQLQASSNYHQFQQSPPIYEYQPQPEFSTKINQSQSIKPALFTGIKNILSYRREEDINIDYIKLGDECFAQGEYTASIKNYSQALQASSNNGELYYKRGLTYYQLGDYEAAIADYSQAINLNFHDAKSYHKRGLALSQLAAYEAAIDDYNQAIRINPHAASIYKNRAEARSHLGDNQGAIEDYTQAIKINPQYADTYKNRGISRYLLATQPGFTQAIKINPNDANAYKNRGNARADIGDYAGAIEDYNQAIQINPKAADAYYNRGNARYDLGDEEGAIADYTQAIQINPSYADAYYNRGNVRAGIKDKQGAIADFQKAADIYRKEGKLAELKDATERIVELEIEESIDILNF, from the coding sequence ATGGACTGGATTACGCTACTGCGATCGCTACAGTCTGATTTTATTAAAAGGTTATCATCTGGTTGTCTGCTGCATTGCGAAATCGAAGGTCAATATAGTGAGTTAACAGTCATCTCTGGCGAAAGATTAAAAACCCTACGAGATTTTTGCTGGCTGATGGCTGAAAAATACAAGCGGGTTTCGCCAGTTCGTGATGTTTTTATTAGCTACCTCAAGGGGAAATTAGGTGAGGAAGTTGTTAAAGAACGTTTAGCTGATTTGATTACCGAAGTAGATTATGAGAAGCGGCTTGGTGGCGATGGCAAGATAGATTTTACTTTAACTGCTAACCCTGCAATTGGCATTGAAGTTAAATCTCGTCATGGCAACATTGATAGAGTGAGATGGTCAGTTAGTGCCGAAGAAGTGGAAAAAAATGCAGTTGTAGTTTGCATTTTTATTAAAGAAGATGTTAATGAAGCACAATCATCATATCATCTGTTATTAGCTGGCTTTTTACCTACTCAAATGATTAAATTAAAGACAGGTAATATCTCATTTGGAATAGAGCAATTACTTTATGGTGGCGGCTTATGGGGTTATTTGGAACAGTTGCAAGCTTCCAGCAACTATCATCAGTTCCAGCAATCTCCGCCAATTTATGAATATCAACCCCAGCCAGAATTTTCAACTAAAATCAATCAAAGTCAATCAATCAAACCAGCTTTATTTACTGGTATCAAAAATATTCTATCTTATAGACGAGAAGAAGATATAAATATAGATTATATAAAACTTGGTGATGAGTGTTTTGCTCAAGGTGAATATACTGCATCTATTAAGAATTATAGCCAAGCTTTACAAGCAAGTAGTAATAATGGTGAATTATATTATAAACGAGGTTTAACTTATTATCAATTGGGAGATTATGAGGCGGCGATCGCTGATTATTCTCAAGCCATAAATCTCAACTTTCACGATGCTAAATCCTATCATAAACGTGGCTTGGCTTTATCACAACTAGCAGCTTATGAAGCGGCAATTGACGATTATAACCAAGCAATTAGAATTAATCCTCATGCTGCTTCTATTTATAAAAACCGAGCAGAAGCACGCTCTCATTTAGGAGATAATCAAGGAGCGATTGAAGATTATACCCAAGCGATCAAGATTAATCCCCAATATGCAGATACATATAAAAATAGAGGCATATCTCGTTATTTATTAGCAACACAACCAGGATTTACCCAAGCAATTAAGATTAATCCCAATGATGCTAATGCTTACAAAAATCGTGGTAATGCGCGTGCTGATATTGGTGATTATGCAGGAGCGATTGAAGATTATAATCAGGCAATCCAAATTAATCCCAAGGCGGCTGATGCTTATTATAACCGTGGTAACGCCCGTTATGATTTAGGGGATGAAGAAGGAGCGATCGCTGATTACACCCAAGCAATCCAAATTAATCCCAGCTATGCTGATGCTTATTATAACCGTGGTAATGTGCGTGCAGGCATAAAAGATAAACAAGGCGCGATCGCTGACTTTCAAAAAGCAGCAGATATATATCGTAAAGAAGGTAAATTAGCAGAACTCAAAGATGCAACAGAAAGAATTGTAGAATTGGAAATAGAAGAATCCATTGATATTTTAAATTTTTAA
- a CDS encoding (Fe-S)-binding protein — MQVSEDSTNNTASIKNLKGFDASHPPDPKLIDSCVHCGFCLSTCPSYRVIGKEMDSPRGRIYLMDAINEGEIALNTATVEHFDSCLGCLACVSTCPSGVQYDKLISATRHQVERNYPRTLSDKLVRQLIFSLFPNPDILRILLIPLFFYQKSGISQVIRATGLLKKISPRLAAMESILPKITIKTFQDNLPTIIPAQGKKRYRVGMILGCVQRLFFSPVNEATVRVLTANGCEVVIPKSQGCCAALPEHQGQTEQAKALAKQMIDSFADTDVDYVIINAAGCGHTLKEYGHILEDDAEYREKAKNFAAKVKDAQEFLATVGLTAKLSPLKDKPLNLVYQDACHLLHGQKISVQPRQILKQIPGVQIKEPLDAALCCGSAGVYNMLQPEVAEELGKQKVTNLLNTGAELIASPNPGCALQITKHLELQGKKMGVMHPMELLDYSIRGIKLT, encoded by the coding sequence ATGCAGGTTTCAGAAGATTCTACCAATAATACCGCCAGTATAAAGAATTTAAAAGGATTTGATGCTAGCCATCCACCAGACCCAAAATTAATTGATAGTTGTGTACATTGTGGTTTTTGTCTGTCAACTTGTCCCAGTTATCGGGTGATTGGGAAGGAAATGGATTCTCCCAGAGGACGCATCTATTTAATGGATGCCATCAATGAGGGGGAAATTGCTCTAAATACAGCTACAGTAGAGCATTTCGACTCTTGTTTAGGTTGTCTTGCTTGTGTGTCAACCTGTCCTTCTGGTGTGCAGTATGACAAGTTAATTTCTGCAACTCGCCATCAAGTAGAACGTAATTATCCTCGGACTTTATCTGATAAGTTAGTACGTCAATTAATATTTTCTTTATTCCCCAACCCAGATATTTTACGCATTCTATTAATCCCCCTATTCTTTTATCAAAAGTCGGGAATTTCCCAAGTTATTCGTGCTACAGGCTTACTCAAAAAAATATCTCCAAGATTGGCAGCAATGGAATCGATTCTGCCAAAAATTACTATCAAAACTTTCCAAGACAATCTACCAACTATTATTCCTGCACAGGGTAAGAAACGCTATCGAGTCGGCATGATTTTAGGATGCGTACAACGGTTATTTTTCTCCCCAGTTAATGAAGCAACGGTACGGGTTTTAACCGCGAATGGTTGTGAAGTGGTTATTCCTAAATCTCAAGGTTGTTGTGCAGCACTTCCCGAACACCAAGGACAAACAGAACAAGCCAAAGCTTTAGCTAAACAGATGATTGATAGCTTTGCTGATACTGATGTTGATTATGTGATTATCAATGCGGCTGGGTGTGGTCATACTTTAAAAGAATATGGTCATATATTAGAAGATGATGCCGAATATCGAGAGAAAGCCAAAAATTTCGCTGCTAAAGTTAAAGATGCACAAGAGTTTTTAGCTACTGTAGGATTAACCGCTAAACTTTCACCATTGAAAGATAAACCTTTGAATTTGGTTTATCAAGATGCTTGTCATTTATTACATGGACAAAAAATTAGTGTGCAACCTCGTCAGATATTAAAACAAATACCAGGGGTGCAAATTAAAGAACCATTAGATGCAGCTTTGTGTTGTGGTAGTGCTGGTGTTTATAATATGTTGCAACCGGAAGTTGCTGAAGAATTAGGCAAGCAAAAAGTCACAAATTTATTGAATACTGGTGCTGAATTGATTGCTTCTCCTAATCCTGGCTGTGCTTTGCAAATTACTAAACATTTAGAATTGCAAGGTAAGAAAATGGGTGTTATGCACCCGATGGAGTTGTTAGATTATTCAATCAGGGGAATTAAGTTGACGTAA
- a CDS encoding FAD-binding oxidoreductase, whose product MTVMSNDKPPSIYATTFASIVGEENTVYQGNNLQLSQAIAGGNLPSCVVYPQNQEQLAAVIATAYSNNWRVLPCGCGSKLRWGGLAKDVDVVVSTERLNQLIEHAVGDLTVTVEAGMKFSHLQKILADARQFLALDPSTPASATIGGIVATSDTNSLRQRYGSVRDQLLGITFVRADGQIAKAGGRVVKNVAGYDLMKLFTGSYGTLGIITQVTFRVYPIQETSGTVVLTGAAEAISQAATTLRGSALTPTQADLISTQLVSSLELGQGLGLIARFQSISESVQEQSNRLLEVGEKLGLTGVVVSGADESHLWERLSEQIHSPVTESAITCKIGVLPNAAVEILHQVKIGLIHIGSGLGVLQVEDKNQVLPVRSLCQSHQGFLTVLQAPVPVKQQIDVWGYTGNALPLMRRIKEQFDSKNILSPGRFVGGI is encoded by the coding sequence ATGACCGTGATGTCTAACGACAAGCCACCAAGCATCTACGCTACGACTTTTGCATCTATCGTAGGTGAAGAAAACACCGTTTACCAAGGAAACAATCTCCAACTTAGTCAAGCAATAGCTGGTGGAAATCTCCCCAGTTGTGTTGTCTATCCACAAAACCAAGAACAACTAGCCGCAGTTATCGCCACAGCTTACAGTAATAACTGGCGCGTTCTACCCTGTGGTTGTGGAAGTAAACTTCGTTGGGGTGGTTTAGCAAAAGATGTTGATGTGGTAGTGAGTACAGAACGCCTCAATCAACTCATTGAACACGCCGTTGGTGATTTGACTGTCACCGTCGAAGCGGGAATGAAATTTTCCCATCTCCAGAAGATTTTGGCAGATGCTAGGCAATTTCTCGCCCTTGACCCCTCCACACCAGCATCAGCCACAATCGGCGGTATTGTCGCCACATCTGATACCAACTCCCTCCGACAACGTTATGGTAGTGTGCGTGACCAGCTTTTAGGTATCACTTTTGTACGTGCTGATGGTCAAATTGCCAAAGCTGGGGGACGGGTGGTCAAAAACGTCGCTGGTTATGACTTGATGAAGTTATTTACCGGCTCATACGGTACATTAGGAATTATTACTCAAGTAACTTTCCGTGTGTATCCAATTCAGGAGACATCGGGAACGGTAGTATTGACTGGTGCAGCCGAAGCAATATCTCAAGCAGCTACAACCTTGCGCGGTTCAGCATTAACCCCAACCCAAGCTGATTTAATCTCTACTCAATTAGTATCTAGTTTAGAATTGGGTCAGGGTCTAGGATTGATTGCCCGTTTTCAAAGTATTAGTGAAAGTGTGCAGGAACAATCAAATCGGTTGCTAGAAGTAGGGGAAAAATTAGGTTTAACAGGAGTAGTTGTTTCTGGTGCAGATGAAAGTCATCTATGGGAGAGATTGTCAGAACAAATACATTCTCCTGTCACAGAATCGGCAATTACCTGCAAAATAGGAGTATTACCTAATGCTGCTGTGGAGATTTTACATCAAGTAAAAATTGGTTTAATTCATATTGGTAGCGGTTTAGGTGTGTTACAAGTTGAGGATAAGAATCAAGTTTTGCCAGTGCGATCGCTTTGTCAATCTCACCAGGGTTTTTTAACAGTTCTACAAGCCCCTGTACCAGTAAAACAACAAATAGATGTATGGGGATACACTGGCAATGCTTTACCATTGATGCGACGCATTAAAGAACAGTTTGATAGTAAGAATATCTTAAGTCCGGGTCGGTTTGTAGGTGGGATTTAA
- a CDS encoding class I SAM-dependent methyltransferase yields the protein MLEQQKENLRFHIQQLANEAVQKSEPLAWFEVVYAEAQGDTTQIPWAKLTPHPYLQEWLTNHQPFPSGQKALVIGCGLGDDAEALSKLGFAVTAFDISPTAIAWCGERFPNSNVNYIVADLLAIPPQWHLSFDFVFECRNIQALPLNVRAEVITSVASVVAPDGTLLLINRVRETEAEPSGPPWPLSESELKQLENLGLQPIEQLVFLESEQVDVKQVRIEYRRCHMQS from the coding sequence ATGCTAGAACAACAAAAAGAAAATTTACGGTTTCATATTCAACAGTTAGCGAACGAAGCCGTACAAAAATCAGAACCATTAGCATGGTTTGAAGTTGTATATGCTGAAGCTCAAGGAGATACAACACAAATTCCTTGGGCAAAATTAACCCCCCACCCTTATCTACAAGAATGGTTGACAAATCATCAACCATTCCCATCTGGACAAAAAGCCTTAGTAATTGGTTGTGGCTTGGGAGATGATGCAGAAGCTTTATCCAAGCTGGGATTTGCGGTAACTGCCTTTGATATTTCTCCTACAGCGATCGCTTGGTGTGGTGAAAGATTCCCCAACTCAAATGTTAACTACATAGTTGCCGATTTATTAGCGATCCCCCCACAATGGCATCTTTCCTTTGACTTTGTTTTTGAATGTCGTAATATTCAAGCTTTACCATTAAATGTCCGTGCTGAAGTTATCACCTCAGTTGCCTCCGTCGTTGCTCCTGATGGGACACTTTTATTAATTAATCGTGTGCGGGAAACGGAAGCTGAACCCTCTGGCCCGCCTTGGCCATTATCTGAATCGGAACTCAAACAATTGGAAAATTTGGGATTACAACCAATAGAACAACTTGTATTTTTAGAGTCTGAGCAAGTTGATGTTAAGCAAGTGCGAATTGAATATCGCAGATGTCATATGCAGTCTTAG